The following is a genomic window from Doryrhamphus excisus isolate RoL2022-K1 chromosome 3, RoL_Dexc_1.0, whole genome shotgun sequence.
CCACCAGTGCAGGAACCTGTTGCAATCACTTGGAGGACAAGACTTACTAccacgttgccatggtgactcGCAAACTTTCTGGTGTTCTGATTATGCTTCTTCTCTTTGCCTTGGGATACTTGGTGCAGCGAGTGTTGTGTTCTAGGTCCAGGCAGCTCAACCCTGCACACAGTGGAGACCCGGCTGTTACAACATCACAGGAGCTGCTGGTGGGGAGCTCCACTCCGGACAGTCTCTTGGACGGTGGAACCATTGCTAATCTTCCCACGTATGATCAGTGCAAACATCTGCCAACATACGAGGAGACAGTACGGTATGGACAGCCCAATTCCTCTGTGGGACAAACTACCTGAcaaggacacttttttttttttttttttttaaatcaaaggaAAGACTTGTTATAATTTGATGCCCTTTGAAGGAATATTGTCTCGTAAGCAAGAACAGTTAGGCTAATGAGGATGATGCTGCATAAGTAGCAATCTGACTTTAATGGCTTTGCTAATGTTGATGAATAATTTACCAATACCTGATAGCACATCTCTAATAAACTATTAATAACTTTACGTTTTTCTCAGTTTTAGCTTCAGAGGAACCCTGAATATGGTCACTTTGTTCAGGTAAAGGAGCAAAATGACAGGTTTTGTCAGAAATGACAGTTTTCTTGGAGGTTGTGCTGGGTAATTGCACGACATCATACCGGGAGCTCTTTCTATAATAATCTTTGCTAAATAAAGTAGCATAAATACTAAAAACACCTACAGTGTAGCtttacaaccacaataataaaagtATATTCCTAACCAAATCACTATCAATATTATAAGTTGCCTTATTGAATCTCACTCTTTGCGCAATGGTACACAATAGTGTATATAATGCACATATAGTCAGATGGgcgtcattttttttgcaaagtaaTTTCAGCAACAACATAACAGTACATTTAGTATAATGCTACAGATGCAGGATGGtatttaatatgaataaaatacatctaACTCATAAACCCTGTGAAATGTTCCATGTTTATTTACgttaaacatttattaaaccAAGAATCATCAAAATGACAGAATAAcagaattattataaatgtcaacaaaaatgTGACTCAATACACGCCTATAGTATATTTCAGAGGATTTATGTCAAGTGCTCCATTTCTGTAATATCAGAAAGTCAGAGATGACTCATGATGAACTCTATTTGCCTACAGCATCTTCAGCTCCACAGCATAACAAGTATCACATTACAGTCGATGTGTTGTGAGCGGTGTCTTATCACAGAGACTCCATTTAATGGTAGCTCACTGTTTAGTTCATCAGACCTCATATTTTACTTGCAATGAATTAGCCTGCCAAAGCACACGAGATGGAAATGGACATACTGGCGTGAGGAAGTCCAACAGAAATGTATGTGGCGGTTCAAAAATCCACCAAGAGGAAATGAAATGGCActtgtgtattcattcattggaGAACAAATGTCCTAAACAATATTGGATGAGGTCAAGTGAGAACtagaaatgtattattgtagACAACCATAATGTATTTCCACAGGGTATCTTCTTGATTTCCAATACTCTTTCAGAAAGTCATCTTGTCCTAATTGAAGATGACaccggtttgcatgttctcacccgtgtgtgcgtgggtactccagtttcctcccacgttccaaaaacatgttaggttcattggcgactccaaattgtccataggtatatgaatattgtctatatgtgcccggtagTTGgctggctgtaccccgcctcttgcccaaagtcgtctgggataggctccagcataccaccactaccctaatgaggataagaagcatagaggatggatggaagataaGATCATATCTATCTAGATGGCATAAGGTCATTTTGCAGGACATTGTGTGCCCCCTGCTTGTTATTTGAAcgcatatttttaaatagatcATTTAATAAATGTTGTTGGAATTTTGTTTAAACAAAATAACTGAATGgtcaaacatttttgttttggtggTAATTATTTCTTTAGTGTTGCATTTTATTAACTCTTGtcgatttttttggtttaaattgTGCATgataatgcattatttttgctgcttttttagTATAATACAGTTCTCATGagtttcaattcaattcaattgaaACTTAGCCAAGTGTAGTCCATTTAACGTCTCAGAGACTTGGCTTTAAGGTAATCCATTGTGTCCATAAAGTTTTCTTTGACAGTGGCGGCAGACTCTGACGGGAGTTTCACCATATGGCTAAGCCGTTTCAGGGCGTCGTCCAGCCCGTTGCCCATAAAGGCAGAACAGGCCTGTACGAACCATTCCCGTTCTCCACAAATCTTCCTCAGGTTGAACGCCTCTTTAAGATCCGTGACCGTCATGGCCCCGTCGATGTCCTGTTTGTTGGCGAGAAGGAGAAGTGGACGGCCGCGCAGGTGCTCGCTCTTCAGCGTACTCTCCAGCTCCCGTCGTGCCTCCTGCACGCGCTCCCGGTCCGCACTGTCCACCACGAACACGACAGCCGAGGTGTCCTGGTGGAAGCCCCTCCAGTGGCGTCGCATTTGCTCTTGGCCGCCCACGTCCCACACGGTCAGTGCGATATTCTTCCGCCTTTTCTTCACGTCGAGCATTTCCACGTTGAAGCCGATGGTGGGGACCGTGCTGAAAGACGCCCCGTGTTTCAGTTTGTACAACAGGGTCGACTTGCCCGCGTTGTCCAGACCCAAGAGGAGGACCCGGACCTCCGGATGTTTGGTTCCCCGCTGGCCCATTCAGATGAATACAGCGGATATGCGCCTCGCTATTGTTACTTGTTACGTTGTTTGCTTTCTGTCTGTCAACTTTTACCTGAGATGTTAAGGTGTGTTCTTGATGCGACGTCATTTCCTGTAAGAAGTGTCTGTCTTAATAGTTGAACCATTAGCTGAGCTGATAAGCGGACAAAGTAACACAGAGGATACAATCAATATTGACAGTAAGTGAACACTTGGTTAGAAAAAAACCAACAATATTCCTCTATACTATTTCTACAGAGGGGGGATCAAACATTTTGCAATGAGGGCCATATAGTGAAGGGATGTATATAGGCCCACCTTGATATATATTATCTCAAGACTAAACTGCATCTCACCTTTGTTACATAGgtcaaaaagcatattattaatatgaccTTCAGTCTTGCCACTTCAGCTtgtcttttgtttattttccaaatatttcaactttctactgaagtaatgtattttctttttgtgatatttggactttatttccataatataacagttagaaagcccataatttacattacattgtatCTTAAGCTTAGAGTGCAGTGTTACTTCTCAGGCAGTATTCAAGTTTTCATTCTGTTACTTAGTATACAGAAAACgcattaa
Proteins encoded in this region:
- the arl14 gene encoding ADP-ribosylation factor-like protein 14, producing MGQRGTKHPEVRVLLLGLDNAGKSTLLYKLKHGASFSTVPTIGFNVEMLDVKKRRKNIALTVWDVGGQEQMRRHWRGFHQDTSAVVFVVDSADRERVQEARRELESTLKSEHLRGRPLLLLANKQDIDGAMTVTDLKEAFNLRKICGEREWFVQACSAFMGNGLDDALKRLSHMVKLPSESAATVKENFMDTMDYLKAKSLRR